One window from the genome of Candidatus Zixiibacteriota bacterium encodes:
- a CDS encoding NHL repeat-containing protein, protein MRAGAVSVGAAAAAIALSCGGPGGAGDETAAPPAPAGVIVEQVIAGEVLGLPLQSPWGLAAGTDDNVYCVDRGNNRIIKFSRALQPIRDAGGAGSEAGLLSRPGYAAVDNQLNVWVADEGNQRISRFNSDLLFVDATEFYNADDPLQFGEPGGVAVSAHGELWAGDRQRNRIAVFTNTGAFDRFVGDFGYAGGQVREPQGIRADGAGRYYVCDGGNGRVVVYDRYGTMVRTIAHDAWARPKAAAPAGGGLWVLDGAGRVYFCDARGGILFAAGPMLPGSDSPLREPSDLAVLADGRLLIADTGNNRLLVCRVISDAG, encoded by the coding sequence ATGCGGGCAGGCGCGGTCAGCGTAGGTGCAGCGGCGGCGGCTATCGCGCTCTCGTGCGGGGGGCCGGGAGGGGCCGGGGATGAAACCGCGGCCCCGCCGGCGCCGGCGGGAGTGATTGTCGAGCAGGTGATCGCCGGAGAGGTGCTCGGCCTCCCGCTGCAGAGCCCCTGGGGACTGGCGGCGGGAACGGACGACAATGTCTACTGCGTCGACCGGGGGAACAACCGCATCATCAAATTCAGCCGGGCTCTTCAACCGATCCGCGATGCGGGCGGGGCGGGGAGCGAGGCGGGTCTGCTCAGCCGTCCGGGTTACGCAGCGGTCGACAACCAGCTCAATGTGTGGGTGGCCGACGAGGGGAACCAGCGGATCTCGCGCTTCAATTCGGACCTCCTGTTCGTGGACGCGACCGAGTTCTACAATGCCGACGACCCGCTGCAATTCGGGGAGCCGGGCGGGGTGGCGGTCAGCGCGCACGGCGAGCTGTGGGCGGGAGACCGCCAGCGCAACCGGATCGCGGTGTTCACGAACACGGGGGCGTTCGACCGGTTCGTCGGCGATTTCGGCTACGCGGGGGGACAGGTGCGGGAGCCGCAGGGGATCCGGGCGGACGGCGCCGGGCGGTACTATGTGTGTGACGGCGGGAACGGGCGGGTGGTCGTGTACGACCGGTACGGCACGATGGTGCGGACGATCGCGCACGACGCGTGGGCGCGGCCGAAGGCGGCGGCACCGGCCGGGGGAGGATTGTGGGTGCTCGACGGCGCGGGGCGGGTGTACTTCTGCGACGCGCGGGGCGGGATTCTGTTCGCGGCCGGGCCGATGCTGCCGGGCAGCGACTCGCCGCTGCGCGAGCCCTCGGACCTGGCGGTGCTCGCCGACGGGCGGCTGCTGATCGCCGACACGGGGAACAACCGCCTGCTGGTCTGCCGGGTGATCAGCGACGCCGGGTAG
- a CDS encoding tryptophanase, with translation MAKDHPPVEPFRIKSVEPVRLLSRPERERRVVEAHYNVFKIDAADIYIDLLTDSGTAAMSNRQWAALMMGDESYAGATSFRRFERAVREIFGKRFVIPCHQGRAAENLMFSTVAERGKYIINNTHFDTTRANTLHKGGIPIDLPCREASLDEAAPFKGNMDVPRLEQFIRERGRDRITMVMLTVTNNSVGGQPVSMANIRAAAQVCREHRIPLYFDCARFAENAYFIKRREPGYAQKPIREIVAEMFSYVDGALMSAKKDALANIGGFITLDDEDLYRRITELMIIVEGFPTYGGLAGRDLDVLAVGLEEVMDFDYLDYRVGQAEYFGELLKEAGMPIVEPAGGHAVFVDAGAFLPHIPAGQFPGQTLAVEFYREGGVRVVEIGSLMFSDVDPETGKVTMAPKELVRLAMPRRVYTNTQYEYIADVAARIAGRKDQLVGMKVVRQPRFLRHFTCDLAPLTPEEARSRRE, from the coding sequence ATGGCCAAGGACCATCCGCCGGTCGAGCCGTTCCGCATCAAGTCGGTGGAGCCGGTGCGGCTGCTGAGCCGGCCGGAGCGCGAGCGCAGAGTCGTCGAGGCCCACTACAACGTTTTCAAGATCGACGCGGCCGACATCTACATCGACCTCCTGACCGATTCGGGGACGGCGGCGATGTCGAACCGCCAGTGGGCGGCGCTCATGATGGGCGACGAGTCGTACGCGGGGGCGACCTCGTTCCGCCGGTTCGAGCGGGCGGTGCGGGAGATTTTCGGCAAGCGGTTTGTTATCCCCTGCCACCAGGGGCGGGCCGCGGAGAACCTGATGTTCTCCACGGTCGCGGAGCGGGGCAAGTACATCATCAACAACACGCATTTCGACACGACCCGGGCGAACACGCTCCACAAGGGGGGGATCCCGATCGATCTGCCCTGCCGGGAGGCATCGCTCGACGAGGCCGCGCCGTTCAAGGGGAACATGGACGTGCCGCGCCTGGAGCAGTTTATCCGCGAGCGGGGGCGGGACCGGATCACGATGGTGATGCTGACGGTGACGAACAACTCGGTGGGGGGACAGCCGGTGTCGATGGCGAACATCCGGGCGGCGGCCCAGGTGTGCCGGGAGCACCGGATTCCGCTGTATTTCGACTGCGCGCGGTTCGCCGAAAATGCCTATTTCATCAAGCGGCGCGAACCGGGGTACGCGCAGAAGCCGATCCGGGAGATTGTCGCGGAGATGTTCAGCTACGTTGACGGGGCGCTCATGTCGGCCAAGAAGGACGCGCTGGCGAATATCGGCGGATTCATCACGCTGGACGATGAAGACCTCTACCGGCGGATCACCGAGCTGATGATCATCGTCGAGGGATTCCCGACCTACGGGGGGCTGGCGGGCCGCGACCTGGACGTGCTGGCGGTCGGGCTGGAGGAAGTCATGGATTTCGACTACCTGGACTACCGGGTGGGGCAGGCGGAGTATTTCGGGGAGCTGCTGAAAGAGGCGGGGATGCCGATTGTCGAGCCGGCCGGCGGGCACGCGGTGTTTGTCGATGCGGGGGCGTTCCTGCCGCACATTCCCGCGGGGCAGTTCCCCGGGCAGACGCTGGCAGTCGAGTTCTACCGGGAAGGGGGGGTGCGGGTGGTGGAGATCGGGTCGCTGATGTTCAGCGATGTCGACCCGGAGACGGGGAAAGTGACAATGGCGCCGAAAGAACTGGTGCGGCTGGCGATGCCGCGGCGGGTGTACACGAATACGCAGTATGAGTACATTGCCGACGTGGCGGCGCGGATCGCGGGACGGAAAGACCAACTGGTGGGGATGAAGGTTGTCCGGCAGCCGCGATTCCTGCGCCACTTCACCTGCGATCTGGCCCCGCTGACGCCGGAGGAGGCGCGGAGCCGGCGCGAATGA
- a CDS encoding PorV/PorQ family protein yields the protein MVRKLGVLFGLVAAAVLGASDSRAEISNAAVLFLRIAPGARAAGMGEAFVAVADDATTTHWNPAGLGAYPLADGWTVARVPADLLPLKAIAAVKQGGGSDYTAYEIWAISGPKGLVRFDNRAWHTGEEFSTRTDQTVRGIVASYFKVQDEDLLNQMVARVARANAEMSREELALLRDSILAALPEGYRDTEFLTQRLDSVMTAYDEVRLRWPNVQEARKALRDGLDDGALSSGEADKLSVAIERARMRFIPEEVTIPYTVVFDGEPTAIAAKEKLLVVGTSEGLFTYDGKSWRTFTEKDGLPSDEIRSLHASGAQFFVGTAEGLVMFTGRDIAAVDTTGTLPAGYVSAIGADGTSRVWAVIDGKLYRYDGASWSRGRAYTIAVGDTLEKIAERFALYGTASERQSLVDLIKELNPRGPQAPAAAAAAAPAQGEPLDITKLAEMAADTAAADSAAPAAETAAAGEAATAEEAPAAESGGEPDWANLPPGDVLILPFAVEIKGNVNSIAARQDELFLGTDFGLLYFDGEKWRMPGWSEYTAPQNQTVEDVLGQRAATNGEARERYLLAIREVNGIESTVDSGAAIRIPQNALAAKVNLVRQRGASVYFATAEGLRVLEDGRVQRIDEKGMGEANTIYMDAVEDELWLASDREIVIKANGRKEFSLMHVNWLPELASDMYYDFIAGVFQVGDVGTAGFNVTYLTYGEITNTNSLGQVIGSFRSFDVAVTGSFGFPVSQKLKVGVSAKLIHSHLSDVGTEKEKGSGTSTGVAADLGLLYQWTPRLNIGLAITNLGPDVIYIDAAQADPLPRNLAVGLAYKVLHTDYYTFLVTAEMNKMLVGIDLSSVKDEISSAIFNGGVEFSYANLIAGRAGYIYDQEGQVKAVTLGAGLKPLDWLRADFSYIPSSKESVLDNTLRFSLSIVP from the coding sequence ATGGTCAGGAAACTTGGAGTCCTTTTCGGTCTGGTGGCGGCGGCGGTGCTCGGTGCATCCGACAGCAGGGCGGAGATTTCGAACGCCGCCGTGCTGTTTCTGCGCATCGCGCCCGGAGCGCGGGCGGCGGGCATGGGCGAGGCGTTCGTGGCGGTTGCAGACGACGCGACGACGACGCACTGGAACCCGGCCGGCCTCGGGGCGTATCCGCTGGCGGACGGCTGGACGGTGGCCCGCGTGCCCGCGGACCTGCTGCCGCTGAAGGCGATCGCGGCGGTCAAGCAGGGCGGCGGCTCGGACTATACGGCCTACGAGATCTGGGCGATTTCGGGCCCGAAAGGGCTGGTGCGGTTCGACAACCGGGCCTGGCACACGGGCGAAGAGTTCAGCACCCGGACCGACCAGACCGTGCGCGGCATCGTGGCCAGCTACTTCAAGGTGCAGGACGAGGACCTGCTCAACCAGATGGTGGCGCGGGTCGCGCGGGCCAACGCCGAGATGTCGCGCGAGGAACTGGCCCTGCTGCGGGACAGCATCCTGGCCGCGCTCCCCGAAGGGTACCGCGACACCGAGTTCCTGACCCAGCGGCTCGACTCGGTGATGACGGCCTACGACGAGGTACGGCTGCGCTGGCCGAACGTCCAGGAGGCGCGCAAGGCGCTCCGCGACGGGCTGGATGACGGCGCGCTCTCGAGCGGCGAGGCGGACAAGCTGAGCGTCGCCATCGAACGCGCCCGCATGCGCTTTATCCCGGAAGAGGTCACGATTCCCTACACGGTGGTGTTCGACGGCGAGCCGACCGCGATTGCGGCCAAGGAGAAGCTCCTCGTCGTGGGAACCTCGGAAGGACTGTTCACCTACGACGGAAAGAGCTGGCGGACGTTCACGGAAAAGGACGGGCTGCCCTCAGATGAAATCCGGTCGCTGCACGCGAGCGGCGCGCAGTTCTTCGTGGGGACGGCGGAGGGGCTGGTGATGTTCACGGGGCGCGATATCGCGGCCGTCGACACGACCGGCACTCTCCCGGCGGGCTACGTCTCGGCGATCGGGGCCGACGGCACGTCGCGCGTGTGGGCGGTGATCGACGGCAAGCTGTACCGGTATGACGGCGCCTCGTGGAGCCGGGGCCGGGCCTACACGATTGCGGTTGGCGACACGCTGGAGAAGATTGCGGAGCGCTTTGCGCTCTACGGGACGGCCTCGGAGCGCCAGTCGCTCGTCGATCTGATCAAGGAGCTGAACCCGCGGGGCCCGCAGGCGCCGGCCGCGGCGGCGGCCGCGGCGCCGGCCCAGGGGGAGCCGCTCGATATCACTAAACTGGCCGAGATGGCGGCAGACACGGCAGCGGCCGACAGCGCGGCGCCGGCGGCGGAGACGGCCGCGGCGGGCGAGGCCGCGACGGCAGAGGAGGCTCCGGCGGCCGAGAGCGGCGGCGAGCCGGACTGGGCGAATCTGCCCCCCGGGGACGTGCTCATTCTCCCCTTCGCGGTGGAGATCAAAGGAAACGTGAACAGCATCGCGGCGCGGCAGGACGAGCTGTTCCTCGGGACCGACTTCGGGTTGCTGTATTTCGACGGCGAGAAGTGGCGGATGCCGGGGTGGAGCGAGTACACGGCGCCGCAGAACCAGACGGTCGAGGATGTCCTGGGCCAGCGGGCGGCGACCAACGGCGAGGCCCGGGAGCGGTATCTCTTGGCGATCCGGGAGGTCAACGGGATCGAATCGACGGTGGACTCCGGCGCGGCGATCCGGATTCCGCAGAACGCCCTGGCGGCGAAGGTGAACCTGGTGCGGCAGCGCGGCGCGAGCGTCTATTTCGCGACCGCCGAGGGGCTGCGCGTACTGGAGGACGGGCGGGTCCAGCGGATCGACGAGAAAGGGATGGGGGAAGCGAACACGATCTACATGGACGCGGTGGAGGATGAGCTGTGGCTGGCCAGCGACCGGGAGATCGTGATCAAGGCCAACGGCCGGAAAGAGTTCTCGCTCATGCACGTGAACTGGCTGCCGGAACTGGCCAGCGACATGTACTACGATTTCATCGCCGGCGTCTTCCAGGTGGGGGATGTCGGCACGGCCGGGTTCAACGTGACCTACCTGACCTACGGGGAGATCACCAACACGAACTCGCTCGGCCAGGTGATCGGGTCGTTCCGCTCGTTCGACGTGGCGGTGACCGGGTCGTTTGGGTTCCCGGTGTCGCAGAAGCTGAAAGTGGGGGTGAGTGCGAAGCTGATCCACTCGCACCTGTCGGATGTCGGGACCGAGAAGGAGAAGGGTTCGGGGACCTCGACGGGGGTGGCGGCGGATCTCGGTCTTCTGTACCAGTGGACGCCGCGGCTGAATATCGGGTTGGCGATCACCAACCTCGGTCCGGACGTGATCTATATCGACGCGGCCCAGGCCGACCCGCTGCCGCGCAACCTCGCGGTCGGGCTCGCCTACAAGGTCCTCCACACCGACTACTACACGTTCCTGGTGACGGCGGAGATGAACAAGATGCTGGTGGGGATCGACCTGTCGTCGGTCAAGGACGAGATTTCCAGCGCGATATTCAACGGCGGCGTGGAGTTCTCCTACGCCAACCTCATCGCCGGCCGGGCCGGGTACATCTACGACCAGGAAGGGCAGGTGAAGGCGGTGACGCTGGGGGCGGGGCTGAAACCGCTGGATTGGCTGCGGGCGGATTTTTCGTATATTCCGAGCAGCAAGGAATCGGTTCTGGATAACACGCTGCGGTTCTCGCTGTCGATTGTGCCGTAA
- a CDS encoding BamA/TamA family outer membrane protein, with the protein MKMARAWVWLWLAAGAAASPAREAGFEGPRPVNAAAVERAARQPAVSLDSLERMLQTEGYMDAAVSQEEGRVRVRAGDRARLRVATVISGADTTALRLEAWFREAEVTRLIDSLLDRRRECGYYYASITISGIERSGDDIMLYMSLVPGPVMRLGEVHYLGLRRTKPATAVRYLTANAGDSLTDRYLVRLEREAAEIPWLRFLPPATVRPLPGFTSADVELQFVEERPLRLDVGGGYIPDTSEATVVWHVDARLNNLFGGGRRARVLSERRDKDRRLLQVSYLQPLFFAGRAEGRIEAATRDYRTLFYEFALRAGYAVRLAQGVTAGVDLEYRGVEPAEGGRSYDAYAAGFSARWDRVDEPLNPANGFEARTTISYGHRKYARGAAGEGERTQYGETRTVFEARVYRRIAGPLAACAGLGYRGFETSEDFPPPAELNLIGGPGTLRGYRNEQFAALRAVLATIEPRIRFGAGYAFGFYDGAFLSNRVSAAGGGRTEESYRSGFGGGVALTDGVRAVTVALGWNPEVPFREPRLSIEVRSGF; encoded by the coding sequence ATGAAGATGGCGCGCGCGTGGGTGTGGCTCTGGCTGGCGGCCGGGGCGGCCGCCTCGCCGGCCCGGGAGGCGGGGTTCGAAGGGCCCCGACCGGTGAACGCCGCCGCCGTCGAGCGGGCGGCGCGCCAGCCGGCAGTGTCACTGGACTCGCTGGAGCGCATGCTGCAGACGGAAGGTTACATGGATGCGGCGGTGAGCCAGGAGGAGGGCCGGGTGCGGGTGCGGGCCGGGGACCGAGCCCGGTTGCGGGTGGCGACGGTGATCAGCGGAGCGGACACCACGGCGCTTCGATTGGAGGCGTGGTTTCGGGAAGCCGAGGTGACGCGCCTGATCGATTCGCTGCTGGACCGGCGGCGCGAATGCGGCTACTACTATGCTTCGATAACAATAAGCGGGATAGAGCGATCCGGCGATGACATCATGTTATACATGAGCCTCGTCCCCGGACCCGTGATGCGGCTCGGGGAAGTGCATTACCTGGGATTACGGCGCACGAAGCCCGCGACTGCAGTGCGCTATCTGACCGCGAACGCCGGCGACAGCCTGACCGATCGCTACCTCGTGCGGTTGGAGCGCGAGGCAGCGGAGATCCCGTGGCTGCGCTTCCTTCCCCCGGCCACCGTGCGGCCGCTTCCGGGGTTTACCTCGGCGGATGTGGAGCTGCAGTTCGTGGAAGAGCGGCCGCTCCGGCTCGATGTGGGTGGGGGATATATCCCCGATACATCCGAGGCGACGGTCGTGTGGCACGTTGATGCGCGGCTGAACAACCTGTTCGGCGGGGGCCGCCGGGCGCGGGTTCTGTCGGAGCGGCGGGACAAGGACCGCCGGCTCCTGCAGGTGAGCTACCTGCAGCCGCTGTTCTTCGCCGGCCGGGCGGAGGGGCGGATCGAAGCGGCGACGCGGGATTACCGGACGTTGTTTTACGAGTTCGCGCTACGCGCGGGATACGCAGTCCGGCTGGCGCAGGGGGTAACGGCGGGGGTCGATCTGGAGTACCGCGGAGTGGAGCCGGCCGAGGGAGGGCGGTCCTATGATGCGTACGCGGCGGGGTTCAGCGCCCGCTGGGACCGCGTCGATGAGCCGCTGAACCCGGCCAACGGTTTCGAGGCCCGGACGACGATCAGCTATGGACACCGGAAGTATGCGCGCGGCGCGGCCGGGGAGGGAGAGCGGACGCAGTACGGCGAGACGCGGACGGTGTTCGAGGCCCGGGTCTACCGGCGGATCGCGGGGCCGCTGGCGGCGTGCGCCGGGCTGGGATACCGGGGGTTTGAGACGAGCGAGGATTTTCCGCCCCCGGCCGAGCTCAACCTGATCGGGGGTCCGGGGACGCTGCGCGGGTATCGGAACGAGCAGTTCGCGGCGCTGCGGGCGGTGCTGGCGACGATCGAACCGCGCATACGGTTCGGGGCGGGGTATGCATTCGGGTTCTACGACGGGGCCTTTCTGAGCAACCGTGTGTCCGCGGCCGGGGGGGGGCGAACGGAGGAGTCGTATCGGTCGGGATTCGGGGGCGGGGTGGCGCTCACCGACGGAGTGCGGGCCGTGACGGTGGCGCTGGGGTGGAATCCGGAAGTCCCTTTCCGCGAGCCCCGGCTGT
- the porU gene encoding type IX secretion system sortase PorU: MDIRLYRLLLLSTFALILSLPVAASADGVNLVYSDRTGLHAVVTVDPERLESAVEADSLPGYYRLLMVGVPFGAEVELASADAHSRSVRPVRLTDGRKMSRQARPLVEVSEPFTVRGRQMVTVRVNPAGPDGGCADSIDVRLTFRGGLMEGAAPRDPWFDRVFGERVVNYREFRTWPAPEALKTKAAAPGPFAAGETWYKITVNRTGLCRVTGSQLQQAGLELSGLASDALCLFNAGGRRLPLNNATPRPEFRQAAITVDDGGDGRFDAADAILFFADAGDRWVYAPATAPFWENNPYETKNVYWLTVREGQGVRMATETVDPSAPADTTITTFTRVMHLEQDNLLKEDAGGAIDDYYIWYWTTGPTVQLSAPSVGPAPGTSAQLYCRASTRDPDVSPEIGYVTARVNGAAAAPNYQNQFHCSFRVDNLTDGLNTVNLTMWGADGVLPYLDYVELTYQSFLAPLGGVLDVPLGGFEGTARLEAVDNFSGDLAVLRLDDPGRPVRLAGYTRAAGTIAFTAALAGEGPNRFYLAETAGAFGPLGIERSTPADLYAIGEQTDMIIVTSRQLVPALAEYVERAAGRGISSRVVAVEDIMENFSFGMYDPTAIRDYLKYAYENYPSPPPHTVLLAGDGSFDYTNALGTGVPNVVPPYIRPDDRSAADDNYVYFGRYGILDSDTSYILVGDRGLDMMVARWPVQTAGEIATIVEKSRRYETSAALGLWRSVITVVADDEVADNQTSETFHVEQAEELLAGHVPRTLHQKKIYLYDFPRVGREKPGANDAIVRQINEGAVVVDYIGHGNPDVWAHEHVFWRDRDIPRLSNSDRLPLFFAASCAIGAFDDPAREAMAEELVVYPNGGGIAVISAMREVWSTQNADLNQKVFDLLLTTDSLTIAEALYMGKLERQYNGGSVPYEILNDRCYEYFGDPLVRLGLPRLRIAFDNPPDSLVALGRSTIAGRVLDREGRPVAADGRLVIEAYDSERERQYRLASGNVVSYRLTGPAIYRGTATIRSGEFEFAFVTPLDVGYGGTGAQIMTYAELAGTDGVGVIDSLSIAAAVDTTHRDETGPEIAYGFVHSVGFSDGGTVATDDVLRVTLADSSGINLTGGLGHGITLVLDDRSETMADLTDRFACDQDDYTRGQLEYPLAGLSPGRHTFKIKAWDNANNSATAAFTATVAAAGGPALVDLLNYPNPMRERTRFYYRLTTAVERVCLEIFTLAGRRIWVHEEFPTDPGYYDDIEWYGTDFAGDRVATGVYVYKATAYPRGGAAVETFGKVVVVN, from the coding sequence ATGGACATTCGGCTGTATAGATTGCTCCTCCTGAGCACGTTTGCCCTCATTTTGAGTCTGCCCGTCGCGGCCTCGGCCGACGGCGTCAATCTGGTCTATTCGGACCGGACCGGGCTCCATGCGGTGGTGACGGTCGATCCGGAACGGCTGGAGTCGGCCGTGGAGGCGGATTCCCTGCCCGGGTACTACCGGCTGTTGATGGTTGGGGTACCGTTCGGGGCGGAGGTGGAGTTGGCATCCGCGGACGCGCACAGCCGGTCAGTTCGCCCGGTGCGCCTTACGGACGGGCGGAAGATGTCGAGGCAGGCGCGGCCGCTGGTTGAGGTGTCGGAACCGTTCACGGTACGCGGGCGGCAGATGGTGACGGTGCGGGTGAACCCGGCCGGGCCCGACGGGGGATGTGCCGATTCGATCGATGTGCGCCTCACTTTCCGGGGCGGGCTGATGGAGGGGGCGGCGCCCCGGGATCCGTGGTTCGACCGGGTGTTCGGGGAGCGGGTGGTCAATTACCGGGAGTTCCGCACCTGGCCGGCGCCCGAGGCGCTGAAGACGAAGGCGGCCGCTCCGGGACCGTTTGCCGCGGGGGAGACGTGGTACAAAATCACGGTGAACCGCACCGGGCTGTGCCGGGTGACGGGGAGCCAGTTGCAGCAGGCGGGGCTGGAACTGAGCGGGCTGGCCTCCGACGCGCTCTGTTTGTTCAACGCCGGGGGACGGCGGCTGCCGCTGAACAACGCGACGCCCCGGCCGGAGTTCCGCCAGGCGGCGATCACGGTCGACGACGGCGGGGACGGGCGGTTCGATGCGGCCGACGCGATCCTCTTTTTCGCCGACGCCGGGGACCGCTGGGTCTACGCGCCGGCCACCGCGCCGTTCTGGGAAAACAATCCCTACGAGACGAAGAATGTGTACTGGCTGACGGTCCGGGAGGGGCAGGGGGTGCGGATGGCCACGGAGACGGTCGATCCCTCGGCGCCCGCGGACACCACGATCACGACTTTCACCCGGGTAATGCATCTGGAGCAGGACAACCTGCTGAAGGAGGACGCCGGCGGGGCGATCGACGATTACTACATCTGGTACTGGACGACCGGGCCGACGGTGCAACTGTCGGCGCCGAGCGTCGGGCCGGCGCCCGGAACCTCGGCGCAACTGTACTGCCGGGCCTCGACGCGCGATCCCGACGTCTCCCCGGAGATCGGCTACGTGACGGCGCGGGTCAACGGCGCGGCCGCGGCCCCGAATTACCAGAACCAGTTCCACTGCAGTTTCCGGGTGGACAATCTCACCGATGGGCTCAACACGGTGAATCTCACCATGTGGGGGGCGGACGGCGTGCTCCCCTACCTGGACTACGTGGAGCTGACCTACCAGAGTTTCCTCGCGCCGCTGGGCGGGGTGCTCGACGTGCCGCTCGGCGGGTTCGAAGGGACGGCGCGGCTGGAGGCGGTCGATAATTTCAGCGGGGACCTGGCGGTTCTCCGGCTGGACGACCCGGGCCGGCCGGTGCGGCTGGCCGGGTACACGCGCGCGGCGGGCACGATTGCCTTCACCGCGGCGCTGGCCGGCGAGGGACCGAACCGATTCTACCTGGCCGAAACGGCCGGCGCCTTCGGCCCCCTGGGAATCGAGCGGAGCACCCCGGCCGACCTGTACGCGATCGGCGAGCAGACCGACATGATCATCGTGACCTCGAGACAACTGGTCCCGGCCCTGGCCGAGTACGTGGAGCGGGCGGCCGGCCGGGGGATCTCAAGCCGGGTGGTCGCGGTCGAGGACATCATGGAGAATTTCAGCTTCGGGATGTACGATCCGACCGCGATCCGGGACTACCTGAAGTACGCCTACGAGAACTATCCGTCGCCGCCGCCGCACACGGTGCTGCTGGCGGGGGACGGCAGTTTCGACTACACCAATGCCCTGGGAACGGGAGTGCCGAACGTGGTGCCGCCGTATATCCGGCCGGACGACCGGTCGGCGGCGGACGACAACTACGTCTATTTCGGACGGTACGGCATACTCGATTCGGATACGAGCTACATTTTGGTCGGGGACCGCGGGCTGGACATGATGGTGGCGCGCTGGCCGGTGCAGACGGCGGGGGAGATCGCGACGATCGTGGAGAAGAGCCGCCGCTACGAGACCAGCGCGGCGCTCGGCCTGTGGCGGTCGGTGATTACGGTGGTGGCCGACGATGAGGTCGCCGACAATCAGACGAGCGAGACGTTCCACGTGGAGCAGGCGGAGGAACTGCTCGCGGGGCACGTGCCCCGGACGCTCCACCAGAAGAAGATCTATCTGTACGATTTTCCGCGGGTCGGGCGGGAGAAGCCGGGGGCCAACGACGCGATTGTGCGCCAGATCAACGAGGGGGCGGTGGTCGTGGATTACATCGGCCACGGGAACCCGGACGTGTGGGCGCACGAACACGTGTTCTGGCGGGACCGCGACATCCCCCGGCTGAGCAACTCCGACCGGCTGCCGCTGTTTTTCGCGGCCTCGTGCGCGATCGGGGCATTCGATGATCCGGCGCGCGAGGCGATGGCGGAGGAACTGGTCGTCTACCCGAACGGCGGGGGCATCGCGGTGATTTCGGCGATGCGCGAAGTATGGTCGACGCAGAACGCCGACCTGAATCAGAAAGTGTTCGACCTTCTCCTGACTACGGACAGTCTCACGATCGCCGAGGCGCTGTACATGGGAAAACTCGAGCGGCAGTACAACGGGGGGAGCGTACCCTACGAGATTCTCAACGACCGGTGTTACGAGTATTTCGGCGATCCCCTCGTGCGGCTCGGTCTGCCGAGGCTGCGGATCGCGTTTGACAATCCGCCCGACAGTCTCGTGGCCCTGGGGCGGTCGACGATCGCCGGGCGGGTGCTGGATCGGGAGGGACGGCCGGTGGCGGCCGACGGCCGGCTCGTCATCGAAGCCTACGATTCGGAGCGCGAGCGGCAGTACCGGCTGGCGAGCGGGAACGTGGTGTCCTACCGCCTGACCGGCCCCGCGATCTACCGGGGCACGGCGACGATCCGCAGCGGCGAATTCGAATTCGCCTTCGTCACGCCGCTCGATGTCGGCTACGGCGGAACGGGGGCGCAGATCATGACCTACGCCGAGCTGGCGGGGACGGACGGGGTCGGGGTGATCGACTCGCTCTCGATTGCGGCGGCGGTGGACACGACGCACCGCGACGAGACCGGGCCGGAGATCGCCTACGGGTTTGTCCACTCGGTTGGTTTCAGCGACGGCGGGACGGTGGCCACGGACGACGTTCTCCGGGTGACGCTGGCGGATTCCTCGGGGATCAACCTCACCGGCGGTTTGGGGCACGGCATTACGCTGGTGCTGGACGACCGGTCGGAGACGATGGCGGACCTGACGGACCGGTTTGCCTGCGACCAGGACGATTATACGCGGGGGCAGTTGGAGTACCCGCTGGCGGGGCTGTCGCCGGGGCGGCACACGTTCAAGATCAAGGCGTGGGACAACGCCAACAATTCGGCGACGGCGGCGTTCACGGCGACGGTGGCGGCGGCCGGGGGGCCGGCGCTGGTCGACCTGCTCAACTACCCCAACCCGATGCGGGAGCGGACCCGGTTTTACTACCGGTTGACGACGGCCGTGGAGCGGGTCTGCCTGGAGATTTTCACCCTGGCGGGGCGGCGGATTTGGGTGCATGAGGAGTTCCCGACAGATCCGGGCTACTATGACGATATAGAATGGTATGGGACCGATTTTGCCGGGGACCGGGTGGCCACCGGCGTGTACGTATACAAGGCCACGGCCTACCCGCGGGGCGGGGCGGCGGTGGAGACGTTCGGCAAAGTAGTAGTGGTGAATTAA